In Mytilus galloprovincialis chromosome 1, xbMytGall1.hap1.1, whole genome shotgun sequence, the following are encoded in one genomic region:
- the LOC143041878 gene encoding histone-lysine N-methyltransferase SUV39H2-like translates to MEDEIKDAQVSCLSGIIDLQRACQKQNLKLSAETNQYLVYLTLKKLGPFVAQKLISKLVEKGEINWEDGHWEVEQIIDHCEDEGEEYYLIKWKDWSNAHNSWEPKANLECTDLLEEFHVRGTKRKFEYDDVPISKRSRVDEIFQKLKPMKGKISPLQLLSVSSPVKGGKPIFKGLIATGGKYKPKYKPSAGKPLNPRSKAYKQKKVEIIKALKEWQVHLNAISTDPAGIVVENNIDLEGPPENFVYINDYKPMEGIIIPNDPLVGCECDSCLDNKKKCCVTQCGSEFAYYKNKRLRVLKGTPIYECNKRCKCGPECPNRVVQLGRKCKLSIFRTINGRGWGVKTLQKIKKGSFVVEYVGEVITDVEAEKRGKYYDAVGRTYLFDLDYNDGDCPYTVDAGYYGNVSHFINHSCDPNLEVFGVWINTLDPTLPRIALFSRRDIDKGEELTFDYMMTGDTTNQPPTLDQVEKDLAAEFLKTPVLQTYPDMPEGEGDSLEVTLEENDTLPELKPDEVKETGDAADSNDSNDSNIPELSIESDEVFDEPPKLETQKSELIPKSLTDQYRIVCQCGAKNCRKYLF, encoded by the exons ttGTTGAAAAGGGAGAAATAAATTGGGAAGATGGCCACTGGGAAGTTGAACAGATCATTGACCACTGTGAAGATGAG GGAGAAGAATATTATCTTATCAAATGGAAAGACTGGAGTAATGCACACAATTCTTGGGAACCAAAGGCTAATTTAGAATGTACAGATCTTTTGGAAGAATTTCATGTTAGGGGTACCAAGAGAAAGTTTGAATATGATGACGTCCCAATTTCCAAGAGAAGCAGAGTAGATGAAATTTTTCAGAAACTTAAACCAATGAAAGGGAAAATATCCCCTCTTCAGTTGCTCTCTGTCAGTAGTCCAGTTAAAGGTGGAAAACCTATTTTCAAAGGATTGATTGCTACTGGTGGAAAATACAAACCAAAATATAAACCTTCAGCAGGAAAACCATTAAATCCTAGATCCAAAGCATACAAACAAAAGAAAGTGGAAATTATTAAAGCACTCAAGGAATGGCAAGTTCATTTAAATGCCATCAGTACAGATCCTGCTGGAATAGTTGTAGAAAACAATATAGATCTTGAGGGTCCGCCAGAAAACTTTGTATATATCAATGACTATAAGCCAATGGAAGGAATTATCATACCAAATGATCCCCTTGTAGGATgtgaatgtgacagttgtttagATAATAAGAAAAAATGCTGTGTAACACAGTGTGGATCAGAGTTCGCTTACTACAAAAACAAGAGACTAAGAGTACTCAAAGGAACACCAATTTATGAGTGTAATAAACGTTGTAAATGTGGTCCAGAGTGTCCTAATCGTGTTGTTCAGTTGGGAAGAAAATGCAAACTGAGCATATTTCGGACAATCAATGGTAGAGGATGGGGTGTGAAAACTCTACAGaagattaagaaagggtctttTGTTGTTGAATATGTTGGAGAG GTTATAACAGATGTGGAAGCAGAAAAACGAGGGAAGTATTATGATGCTGTTGGAAGAACCTACCTCTTTGATCTTGATTATAATGATGGAGACTGTCCATATACTGTTGATGCTGGTTACTATGGAAATGTGTCTCACTTTATCAATCATTCA TGTGATCCTAATTTGGAAGTATTTGGAGTGTGGATTAATACATTAGATCCAACATTACCAAGGATTGCATTGTTTTCAAGGAGAGACATAGATAAGGGAGAGGAATTAACCTTTGATTACATGATGACAG GAGATACTACAAATCAACCCCCAACACTTGATCAAGTAGAAAAGGATTTAGCAGCAGAGTTCCTGAAAACACCTGTGCTACAGACTTATCCAGACATGCCCGAGGGTGAAGGGGATTCATTAGAGGTCACCCTGGAGGAGAATGACACTTTACCAGAGTTAAAGCCTGATGAGGTCAAGGAAACAGGAGATGCTGCTGACAGTAATGACAGTAATGACAGTAATATACCAGAACTATCCATCGAGTCAGATGAGGTTTTTGATGAACCTCCAAAACTTGAAACACAAAAAAGTGAACTTATTCCAAAGTCATTGACCGATCAATATAGAATTGTTTGTCAGTGTGGTGCAAAAAATtgtagaaaatatttgttttaa